One region of Microbacterium sp. M28 genomic DNA includes:
- the rph gene encoding ribonuclease PH → MSDIVRSDGRATNELRTITIERGWSANAEGSALISFGGTKVLCTASFTNGVPRWLTGKGKGWVTAEYAMLPRATNSRNDRESVKGRIGGRTHEISRLIGRALRAVVDTKALGENTIVIDCDVLQADGGTRTAAITGAYVALADAIEWGREKKFIGKNSTPLLDSVSAVSVGIIDGEPMLDLAYVEDVRAETDMNIVVTGRGLFVEVQGTAEGAPFDKRELDALLELGVAGCEDLKGRQLAALAGE, encoded by the coding sequence ATGTCTGACATCGTCCGCTCCGACGGCCGGGCCACGAACGAACTCCGCACGATCACGATCGAGCGGGGCTGGAGCGCCAACGCAGAGGGGTCGGCGCTCATCAGCTTCGGCGGAACGAAGGTGCTGTGCACGGCGTCGTTCACGAACGGCGTGCCCCGCTGGCTCACGGGCAAGGGCAAGGGCTGGGTCACCGCCGAGTACGCGATGCTCCCTCGCGCGACGAACAGCCGCAACGACCGCGAGAGCGTGAAGGGCCGAATCGGCGGCCGCACGCACGAGATCTCCCGCCTGATCGGCCGCGCGCTGCGCGCGGTCGTCGACACCAAGGCGCTGGGCGAGAACACGATCGTCATCGACTGCGACGTGCTCCAGGCCGACGGAGGTACCCGTACCGCGGCGATCACCGGCGCCTACGTCGCCCTCGCCGACGCGATCGAGTGGGGCCGCGAGAAGAAGTTCATCGGCAAGAACTCCACGCCGCTGCTCGACTCGGTCTCCGCCGTCTCGGTCGGCATCATCGACGGCGAGCCGATGCTCGACCTCGCCTATGTCGAGGACGTCCGCGCCGAGACCGACATGAACATCGTCGTGACCGGTCGCGGTCTCTTCGTCGAGGTGCAGGGCACCGCGGAGGGCGCTCCGTTCGACAAGCGAGAGCTGGACGCGCTGCTGGAGCTCGGCGTCGCCGGGTGCGAGGACCTGAAGGGTCGGCAGCTCGCGGCGCTCGCGGGGGAGTGA
- the rdgB gene encoding RdgB/HAM1 family non-canonical purine NTP pyrophosphatase, giving the protein MTVRVVLATHNPHKVSEFAQIVARTRPDLEVIGYDGPEPVEDGVTFAENALIKARAAAAHTGLVALADDSGICVDVLGGSPGVFSAYWAGQKKDARANLELLLDQLADIADRHRKAQFVSTIALVTPSGEEHVVEGVWHGRLARAASGAGGFGYDPIFVPDGQEGTPRSVGEFSAEEKQAQSHRARAFESLIPLLEKL; this is encoded by the coding sequence GTGACCGTGCGCGTCGTCCTCGCCACGCACAATCCGCACAAGGTGTCGGAGTTCGCGCAGATCGTCGCACGCACCCGGCCGGACCTCGAGGTCATCGGGTACGACGGGCCGGAGCCCGTCGAGGACGGCGTGACCTTCGCAGAGAACGCGCTCATCAAGGCCAGGGCCGCCGCCGCGCACACGGGTCTGGTCGCACTCGCCGACGACTCCGGCATCTGCGTCGACGTCCTCGGCGGCTCGCCCGGCGTCTTCTCCGCCTACTGGGCCGGGCAGAAGAAAGACGCCCGAGCGAATCTCGAGTTGCTCCTGGACCAGCTCGCGGACATCGCCGACCGGCACCGGAAGGCCCAGTTCGTCTCGACGATCGCGCTCGTGACGCCCAGCGGCGAAGAGCACGTGGTCGAGGGCGTGTGGCACGGGCGACTCGCGCGCGCGGCATCCGGTGCCGGTGGCTTCGGCTACGACCCGATCTTCGTGCCGGACGGCCAGGAGGGCACCCCGCGCAGCGTCGGCGAGTTCAGCGCCGAGGAGAAGCAGGCGCAGTCGCATCGCGCACGGGCCTTCGAGTCGCTGATCCCGCTGCTCGAGAAGCTCTGA
- a CDS encoding Ku protein: MRSIWKGALTFGLVNVPVKVYSATEDHDVPLHQVHDEDGGRIRYKRTCEVCGEVVPYQNIDRAYEDDGQRVVLTKDDLDALPAERSREIDVVEFVPTEQVDLLTLDKAYYLEPDSKSPKAYVLLRKTLEQTDRTAIVRFTLRQKTRLAALRVRGDVLVLQTLLWADEVREASFESLDEDVKISKKELELSASLVDSYSSDFDPDAFVDEYQKELRTLIDAKIEAGDTFDVSETFGEEGEETQKGGEVIDLMEALRASVEKSRSKSKKRDAG; encoded by the coding sequence ATGAGGTCGATCTGGAAAGGCGCCCTGACGTTCGGGCTCGTGAACGTCCCGGTGAAGGTGTACTCCGCCACCGAGGATCACGACGTACCGCTGCACCAGGTGCACGACGAGGACGGCGGACGCATCCGGTACAAGCGCACTTGCGAGGTGTGCGGCGAGGTCGTGCCGTACCAGAACATCGACCGGGCGTACGAGGACGACGGTCAGCGCGTGGTGCTGACAAAGGACGACCTCGATGCGCTTCCGGCGGAGCGCAGCCGGGAGATCGACGTCGTCGAGTTCGTGCCGACCGAGCAGGTCGATCTGCTCACGCTCGACAAGGCGTACTACCTCGAGCCGGACTCGAAGTCTCCGAAGGCGTACGTCCTGCTGCGCAAGACGCTCGAGCAGACCGATCGCACCGCCATCGTGCGGTTCACGCTGCGTCAGAAGACGCGTCTGGCCGCGCTGCGGGTCCGCGGCGACGTGCTGGTGCTGCAGACGCTGCTCTGGGCGGATGAGGTGCGGGAGGCGTCGTTCGAGTCGCTGGACGAGGACGTGAAGATCTCGAAGAAGGAACTCGAGCTCTCGGCGAGCCTCGTCGACAGCTACTCGAGCGATTTCGACCCTGACGCGTTCGTCGACGAGTACCAGAAGGAGCTGCGCACGCTCATCGACGCCAAGATCGAGGCCGGGGACACGTTCGACGTCTCCGAGACGTTCGGCGAAGAGGGCGAGGAGACGCAGAAGGGCGGCGAGGTCATCGACCTCATGGAGGCGCTCCGAGCCAGCGTCGAGAAGTCCCGTTCGAAGTCGAAGAAGCGCGACGCCGGGTGA
- a CDS encoding ATP-dependent DNA ligase, with the protein MPSNAQIVEVDGRRVRLTNLDKVMYPATGTTKGEVIAYYSAVASRMLPLLSGRPVTRKRWVEGVGTADAPGEAFFTKQLEQGAPSWIVRRPIEHSDGPKDYPLIEDLPSLVWFAQIAAIELHVPQWRFTPDGDRGNPDRLVIDLDPGPGADLAACAHIARLARGILRDIGLDPVPVTSGSKGIHLYSRLDGSQTSDQASTLARELARAIEADHPDIATSVMAKAARGGKVFLDWSQNNGSKTTISPYSLRGRSHPTVAAPRTWDELDDPDLRHLEFDEVLERIETGIDPLAEFARRATADHLVPYLSKRTTGRTPEPMPELHAVEPSPPGAPPRFVIQEHHARRLHFDLRIEHDGVLVSWAVPKGVPDRPDRNHLAVMTEPHPLEYLEFHGEIPKGEYGAGTMTIWDTGTVDIEKWRDDEVIATFTGQGPLGRARLALIRTEGSGEKSSWLLHRMKDAEAGSARHPVAVRSAKPAPAPVADPEPQRAPEPMLAENGTPGLARGLGDAWAEIKWDGIRAMGVWRDGRMRLYARSGTDITARYPELTADGAPHLAVSDAVVDGEIIALDATGRPSFSRLQNRMHLTKGREIEREVVRTPVVYELFDLLRLDGHDLTRTPLRDRRRLLETLAESVDGPVIVPPVFDDIDAALETSEELGLEGVVVKATGSVYRPGARSGSWLKIKHTRTQEVVIAGIRPGKGNRSGGIGSLLLAIPEGDGLRYIGRVGSGFTDRILRDLTARLEPLRTPKRQIDGVPAPDASDAEWVRPELVGEVEFANWTPDGILRHARWRGLRPDKRVDEIVVES; encoded by the coding sequence ATGCCAAGCAACGCGCAGATCGTCGAGGTCGACGGTCGACGCGTGCGTCTGACCAATCTCGACAAGGTCATGTACCCCGCGACCGGCACGACCAAGGGCGAGGTCATCGCGTACTACTCGGCCGTGGCCTCCCGGATGCTTCCGCTGCTGTCCGGCCGGCCCGTCACGCGCAAGCGGTGGGTGGAGGGCGTCGGCACGGCGGATGCGCCTGGTGAGGCGTTCTTCACCAAGCAGCTCGAGCAGGGGGCGCCGTCGTGGATCGTCCGCCGACCGATCGAGCACTCCGACGGGCCGAAGGACTATCCGCTCATCGAGGACCTCCCCTCGCTGGTGTGGTTCGCGCAGATCGCGGCGATCGAGCTCCACGTCCCGCAGTGGCGCTTCACCCCCGACGGCGACCGGGGCAATCCGGACCGCCTCGTGATCGACCTCGACCCGGGGCCGGGCGCCGACCTGGCCGCGTGCGCGCACATCGCGCGGCTGGCCCGCGGCATCCTGCGCGACATCGGTCTCGACCCCGTGCCGGTGACCAGCGGCAGCAAGGGCATCCACCTGTACTCGCGCCTGGACGGCTCGCAGACCAGCGATCAGGCTTCGACCCTCGCGCGAGAGCTCGCGCGAGCCATCGAGGCCGATCACCCCGACATCGCCACGAGCGTCATGGCCAAGGCCGCTCGGGGCGGGAAGGTCTTCCTGGACTGGAGCCAGAACAACGGCTCCAAGACGACGATCTCACCGTATTCCTTGCGCGGACGTTCCCACCCGACCGTCGCCGCACCGCGCACCTGGGACGAGCTCGACGACCCCGATCTGCGCCATCTCGAGTTCGACGAGGTGCTCGAGCGCATCGAGACCGGCATCGATCCGCTGGCGGAGTTCGCGCGGCGGGCGACGGCGGACCATCTGGTTCCCTATCTCTCCAAGCGCACCACCGGCCGCACGCCGGAACCGATGCCGGAGCTGCATGCGGTCGAACCGTCGCCTCCCGGCGCTCCGCCCCGGTTCGTCATCCAGGAGCATCACGCGCGCCGATTGCACTTCGACCTGCGCATCGAGCACGACGGGGTCCTCGTGAGCTGGGCCGTCCCGAAGGGCGTTCCGGATCGCCCAGACCGCAACCACCTCGCGGTCATGACCGAACCGCACCCCCTCGAGTACCTCGAGTTCCACGGCGAGATCCCGAAGGGCGAGTACGGCGCGGGGACGATGACGATCTGGGACACCGGAACCGTCGACATCGAGAAGTGGCGCGACGACGAGGTCATCGCCACCTTCACCGGGCAGGGCCCGCTCGGTCGCGCACGATTGGCGCTGATCCGCACGGAGGGCAGCGGCGAGAAGTCCTCCTGGCTGCTGCATCGGATGAAGGATGCCGAGGCCGGCTCCGCTCGGCATCCGGTCGCCGTGCGATCCGCGAAACCCGCTCCCGCACCGGTGGCCGACCCCGAGCCGCAGCGCGCCCCCGAACCGATGCTGGCCGAGAACGGGACCCCTGGGCTGGCGCGCGGCCTCGGCGACGCGTGGGCCGAGATCAAGTGGGACGGCATCCGTGCCATGGGCGTCTGGCGTGACGGACGGATGCGGCTGTACGCACGCAGCGGCACCGACATCACCGCCCGCTATCCGGAGCTGACCGCGGACGGAGCTCCGCACCTCGCCGTCTCGGACGCCGTGGTCGACGGCGAGATCATCGCCCTGGATGCGACGGGACGGCCGAGTTTCAGCCGCCTGCAGAACCGCATGCACCTGACGAAGGGACGCGAGATCGAACGCGAGGTGGTGCGCACGCCTGTCGTGTATGAGCTCTTCGATCTGCTCCGGCTCGACGGGCACGACCTCACGCGGACGCCGCTGCGAGACCGTCGGCGGCTGCTGGAGACGCTGGCAGAGAGCGTCGACGGGCCCGTCATCGTCCCTCCGGTGTTCGACGACATCGACGCTGCCCTCGAGACCAGCGAGGAGCTCGGCCTGGAGGGCGTCGTCGTCAAGGCCACGGGTTCGGTCTACCGGCCGGGCGCTCGCTCAGGATCCTGGCTGAAGATCAAGCACACCCGCACGCAGGAGGTGGTGATCGCCGGCATCCGCCCCGGTAAGGGCAACCGCTCCGGCGGGATCGGCTCGTTGCTGCTCGCCATCCCTGAGGGCGACGGGCTGCGCTACATCGGCCGCGTCGGCAGCGGTTTCACCGATCGGATCCTGCGGGATCTCACCGCGCGCCTCGAGCCGCTGCGCACGCCGAAGCGCCAGATCGACGGGGTGCCTGCCCCGGATGCCTCGGATGCCGAATGGGTAAGGCCGGAACTGGTCGGCGAGGTCGAGTTCGCGAACTGGACACCCGACGGCATCCTTCGTCACGCCCGCTGGCGCGGCCTACGGCCGGACAAACGGGTCGACGAGATCGTCGTGGAGTCCTGA
- the murI gene encoding glutamate racemase — protein MNDAPIGIFDSGVGGLTVARAIRAQLPRESFVYIGDTAHSPYGPKPIADVRRYGLEVLDTLVDQGVKMLVIACNTASSAMLRDARERYDVPVVEVIGPAVRRAVSTTRNGRIGVIGTVGTIGSRAYQDMLEVNERLSVFTAACPRFVEFVEAGITGSPEVLATAEEYLAPLREADVDTLVLGCTHYPFLRGAIGYVMGEGVSLVSSDDETAADVYRQLVRGDLLAPADAVATYVYEATGDSADDFTALANRLMGREVRDVQLVQTGVITLPEAQSLETKETHV, from the coding sequence ATGAACGACGCGCCCATCGGTATCTTCGACTCGGGTGTCGGCGGACTCACGGTGGCGAGGGCGATCCGTGCGCAGCTGCCCCGTGAATCGTTCGTGTACATCGGCGACACTGCCCATTCGCCGTACGGACCCAAGCCGATCGCCGACGTGCGCCGCTACGGACTCGAAGTGCTCGACACGCTCGTCGACCAGGGCGTCAAGATGCTCGTGATCGCGTGCAACACGGCGTCCTCTGCGATGCTGCGCGACGCCCGCGAACGCTACGACGTACCGGTCGTCGAGGTGATCGGACCCGCCGTGCGCCGTGCGGTCTCGACGACCCGCAACGGTCGGATCGGCGTGATCGGCACGGTCGGCACGATCGGCTCGCGCGCCTACCAGGACATGCTCGAGGTCAACGAGCGCCTGAGCGTCTTCACGGCCGCGTGCCCGCGTTTCGTCGAGTTCGTCGAGGCCGGCATCACCGGCTCTCCGGAGGTGCTGGCCACCGCCGAGGAGTACCTCGCACCGCTGCGCGAGGCGGACGTGGACACGCTCGTGCTCGGCTGTACGCACTACCCGTTCCTCCGCGGCGCGATCGGCTACGTCATGGGCGAGGGCGTCTCGCTCGTCTCCAGCGACGACGAAACCGCGGCGGATGTGTATCGCCAGCTCGTCCGCGGTGATCTGCTGGCGCCGGCGGATGCCGTGGCCACCTACGTCTACGAGGCCACCGGGGATTCCGCCGACGACTTCACTGCGCTCGCCAATCGGCTGATGGGCCGCGAGGTCCGTGACGTCCAGCTGGTTCAGACCGGTGTCATCACTCTTCCGGAAGCACAGTCCCTCGAAACGAAGGAAACCCATGTCTGA
- a CDS encoding cation diffusion facilitator family transporter: MHDHAHPAGIRGAGSRRLLTISLCLTATIMIVQVVGAVLTGSLALLADAAHMFTDASALVIALIASAVAARPADDRRTFGYQRAEVFGALINAIILIVLAVIVAIEGVSRLLAPGEAEVAGGLMLVVAVVGLIANGISMWLLSAAQRTNINVRGAYLEVLGDLIGSAAVIVAALVIIVTGWMPADAVASLFIAAMIIPRAITLLREVFSVLAESAPKGMTVADIRAHLLEMDGVTGVHDVHVWQLTRGAPVFTAHVGVAPELMEQGRSAGLLARMQECLADHFDVEHSTFQLEPDDAARCEQTHA, encoded by the coding sequence ATGCACGACCACGCTCATCCCGCAGGCATCCGAGGCGCCGGCAGTCGCCGACTGCTGACGATCTCGCTGTGCCTGACTGCGACGATCATGATCGTGCAGGTCGTCGGTGCCGTGCTGACCGGATCGCTCGCCCTGCTCGCGGACGCCGCGCACATGTTCACGGATGCCTCCGCGCTGGTGATCGCGCTCATCGCGAGCGCCGTCGCCGCTCGACCGGCCGATGACCGCCGCACCTTCGGATATCAGCGCGCCGAGGTCTTCGGAGCGCTGATCAATGCGATCATCCTGATCGTCCTGGCCGTCATCGTCGCGATCGAGGGCGTCTCGCGCCTGCTCGCCCCCGGTGAGGCGGAGGTCGCCGGCGGCCTGATGCTCGTGGTCGCCGTGGTCGGCCTCATCGCCAACGGGATCTCGATGTGGTTGCTGAGCGCCGCGCAGCGCACGAACATCAACGTCCGCGGTGCGTATCTCGAGGTGCTGGGCGACCTCATCGGCTCCGCCGCTGTCATCGTCGCCGCGCTCGTGATCATCGTCACCGGGTGGATGCCGGCGGATGCCGTCGCGTCGCTGTTCATCGCCGCCATGATCATCCCTCGTGCGATCACGCTGCTGCGCGAGGTCTTCTCGGTGCTCGCGGAATCCGCGCCGAAGGGCATGACGGTGGCGGACATCCGTGCCCACCTGCTCGAGATGGACGGGGTGACGGGAGTCCACGACGTGCACGTCTGGCAACTGACCAGAGGCGCCCCCGTCTTCACCGCGCACGTCGGCGTCGCACCGGAACTGATGGAGCAGGGACGATCGGCTGGGCTGCTGGCGAGGATGCAGGAGTGCCTCGCCGACCACTTCGACGTCGAGCATTCGACGTTCCAGCTCGAGCCGGACGATGCGGCCCGGTGCGAGCAGACCCACGCCTGA
- a CDS encoding nicotinate phosphoribosyltransferase: MTSSTALLTDRYELTMLGAALRDGTAARPCVFELFSRRLSGGRRFGVVAGTGRLLSLLRDFRFGDDELRFLRDAQVVDAASLTYLENYTFTGSISGYREGELYFPGSPILTVEGSFADAVVLETLALSVLNHDSAVATAAARMSIAAGDRPLAEMGSRRAAEHSAVAAARAAYIAGFRATSNLEAGRRWGIPTMGTAAHSWTLLHETEEDAFRAQISSLGTDTTLLVDTYDIRTGVETAIRVAGTGLGGVRIDSGDLPIVAAEVRAQLDGLGATETRITVTSDLDEYAIASLAASPVDSYGVGTSVVTGSGYPTASMVYKLVARQDAAGAWISVAKASADKASQGGRKAAFRTLADGVATAETVVVSDGFEELDTPAEHPDSRPLQVRFVENGDIDTAFEGAAGTASARAHHLRVREELPVQALALSKSDPAIPTVLVDAV; the protein is encoded by the coding sequence ATGACCTCGTCGACGGCGCTTCTGACCGACCGCTACGAACTCACGATGCTGGGCGCCGCGCTGCGCGACGGCACGGCCGCACGCCCGTGCGTCTTCGAACTCTTCTCGCGCCGCCTCTCCGGCGGGCGCCGCTTCGGCGTCGTCGCCGGAACAGGGCGCCTGCTCTCGCTGCTGCGCGACTTCCGTTTCGGAGACGACGAGCTGCGGTTCCTGCGCGACGCGCAGGTGGTGGATGCCGCATCCCTGACCTATCTGGAGAACTACACCTTCACGGGGTCGATCAGCGGCTACCGCGAGGGAGAGCTGTACTTCCCCGGTTCGCCCATCCTGACGGTCGAAGGCAGCTTCGCCGACGCTGTGGTGCTGGAGACGCTGGCGCTGAGCGTGCTCAATCACGACTCTGCCGTGGCGACAGCCGCCGCGCGCATGAGCATCGCCGCCGGCGACCGCCCACTGGCCGAGATGGGCTCGCGCCGTGCCGCCGAGCACTCCGCCGTGGCCGCCGCCCGTGCCGCGTACATCGCGGGGTTCCGGGCCACGAGCAACCTCGAGGCCGGTCGCCGCTGGGGCATCCCGACCATGGGCACGGCGGCGCACTCCTGGACCCTCCTGCACGAGACGGAAGAGGATGCGTTCCGGGCGCAGATCTCCAGTCTCGGCACGGATACGACGCTCCTCGTGGACACCTACGACATCCGCACCGGCGTCGAGACCGCGATCCGCGTCGCCGGAACCGGCCTGGGCGGTGTGCGCATCGACTCCGGCGACCTCCCCATCGTCGCGGCGGAGGTCCGCGCCCAGTTGGACGGCCTCGGCGCCACGGAGACGCGCATCACCGTGACCAGCGATCTGGACGAGTACGCGATCGCGTCGCTCGCGGCATCCCCCGTCGATTCCTACGGCGTGGGGACGTCCGTCGTCACCGGGTCCGGTTATCCGACGGCCAGCATGGTCTACAAGCTCGTCGCACGACAGGATGCCGCAGGCGCTTGGATCTCAGTCGCGAAGGCCTCCGCCGACAAAGCGTCTCAGGGCGGCCGGAAGGCCGCGTTCCGCACCCTCGCCGACGGCGTCGCGACGGCCGAGACGGTCGTGGTCTCGGACGGATTCGAGGAGCTGGACACACCGGCGGAGCACCCGGACTCGCGACCGCTCCAGGTGCGGTTCGTCGAGAACGGCGACATCGACACCGCGTTCGAAGGAGCCGCGGGGACGGCGTCCGCGCGTGCGCATCACCTTCGCGTGCGCGAGGAGCTGCCCGTCCAGGCGCTCGCGCTCAGCAAGTCGGATCCGGCGATCCCGACGGTCCTCGTCGACGCGGTCTAG